One part of the Hyphomicrobiales bacterium genome encodes these proteins:
- a CDS encoding DUF3830 family protein — MTALKITAGPYTFDARLEREAAPKTCAAFEAAMPFNGQIVHVRWSGEGVWIPLGDRDFGVGYENHTSHPAPGHIILYPAGISETEILLAYGGVDFSSKMGQLAGNHFITLTSGLENLMALGNRVLWEGAQDIAFSYA, encoded by the coding sequence ATGACCGCCCTTAAGATTACAGCCGGACCATACACATTTGATGCGCGCCTTGAGCGAGAGGCTGCCCCAAAAACCTGCGCTGCCTTTGAAGCCGCTATGCCATTCAACGGGCAGATCGTTCATGTGCGCTGGTCAGGGGAGGGTGTTTGGATTCCGTTGGGGGACCGAGACTTTGGCGTCGGATATGAGAACCATACCAGCCATCCTGCGCCGGGCCACATTATCCTTTACCCGGCAGGTATCAGCGAAACAGAGATCCTACTGGCATACGGTGGCGTTGATTTCTCATCCAAGATGGGACAGCTGGCCGGCAATCACTTCATCACGCTGACGTCTGGGCTAGAAAACCTGATGGCACTGGGCAACCGCGTGCTTTGGGAAGGCGCTCAGGATATCGCGTTTTCCTATGCATGA
- a CDS encoding Gfo/Idh/MocA family oxidoreductase: MVRLALVGPGRWGRILVQSVQGLSETVTFTHAVARSPSKVASWCDAQGISLNDDMSTVLADPDIDGIVLATPHSQHADQIVQVAKAGKHLFCEKPVALTRACAEVALLAVREADIVFAPGHNRRFLPAVQQMKAVIEAGQLGKILHFEGNMSSHVGFGEVYTSDMWRVAPGESPAGGLAAAGIHVIDLMIHLLGPIVSLIAQSDRLVHDIDHDDTTSMLLRFQNGATGYVATMTATASIFRLQVFGENGWLELRGDDTLTWKPVVGEPEVRTFPEVSTERLELEAFARAITNRSVYPIPLADVLNGISVFEGVSASLKDARRIRL; encoded by the coding sequence ATGGTGCGTCTTGCACTTGTCGGCCCTGGACGATGGGGCCGCATTCTTGTGCAGTCTGTTCAGGGCCTTTCTGAAACAGTGACGTTCACCCACGCGGTCGCGCGGTCGCCTTCAAAGGTGGCTTCTTGGTGCGACGCGCAAGGCATCTCGCTTAACGATGATATGTCGACTGTATTGGCGGACCCTGACATTGATGGCATCGTTCTGGCCACGCCTCACTCCCAACACGCAGACCAGATCGTCCAAGTGGCAAAAGCGGGAAAGCACCTTTTCTGCGAAAAGCCCGTCGCGCTGACACGCGCTTGTGCAGAGGTGGCCCTGCTCGCGGTTAGGGAAGCCGACATCGTTTTCGCACCAGGCCACAATCGCCGCTTTCTGCCCGCCGTGCAGCAGATGAAAGCGGTAATCGAAGCCGGTCAACTGGGCAAAATCCTCCATTTCGAAGGCAATATGAGCAGCCACGTCGGTTTCGGTGAAGTCTACACGTCCGATATGTGGCGCGTGGCGCCTGGCGAGAGCCCAGCAGGTGGACTAGCTGCGGCGGGCATCCATGTGATCGACCTGATGATCCACTTGCTTGGACCGATCGTGTCGCTTATCGCGCAAAGCGACCGCTTGGTGCATGACATCGATCATGACGATACAACAAGCATGTTGTTGCGTTTTCAAAACGGCGCCACTGGTTACGTTGCTACAATGACCGCGACCGCCTCGATCTTTCGTCTGCAGGTGTTTGGCGAAAATGGCTGGCTGGAATTGCGTGGCGATGACACGCTCACTTGGAAGCCCGTCGTGGGTGAGCCTGAAGTTCGGACCTTTCCAGAGGTGTCGACTGAGAGGCTAGAACTTGAGGCGTTTGCGCGCGCCATAACCAACCGCTCGGTTTATCCAATCCCACTTGCAGATGTGCTCAACGGAATTTCAGTTTTTGAAGGCGTGTCAGCATCATTGAAAGACGCGCGCCGCATTCGTTTGTGA
- a CDS encoding transposase — protein sequence MEIGYKESVNNQLRDELLNVGLFNDRREANGLVDKWKRHFNPICPHNLLG from the coding sequence GTGGAAATTGGCTACAAAGAAAGCGTCAACAATCAGCTCCGGGACGAGTTGCTGAATGTCGGACTGTTCAACGACCGCAGAGAAGCGAATGGTCTCGTCGACAAATGGAAGCGGCACTTCAATCCCATCTGTCCGCACAACCTCCTGGGCTAG
- a CDS encoding DUF4342 domain-containing protein: protein MQDTNEKKKTFVEEIEVAGDKLVERVKELAQEGSVRQMKIIADDGDVFLKTPLNVGLVVGGVVVLAAPWLAILGVIAGLVTKARIVVEREVSEGETNAAATSEHMDGS from the coding sequence ATGCAAGACACAAACGAAAAGAAGAAAACCTTTGTTGAGGAGATAGAGGTCGCGGGCGATAAGCTGGTCGAGCGCGTGAAGGAACTGGCCCAGGAAGGCAGTGTCCGCCAAATGAAAATCATCGCCGACGATGGCGACGTATTTCTGAAGACCCCGTTGAACGTTGGTTTGGTGGTTGGCGGCGTGGTCGTGCTTGCGGCGCCGTGGTTGGCGATCTTAGGCGTCATCGCCGGTTTGGTGACAAAGGCACGCATCGTTGTCGAGCGCGAAGTCAGTGAAGGCGAAACAAACGCTGCGGCCACGTCAGAACACATGGACGGGTCTTGA